CTCCTTGCCCCATGCACACCACCAAGGAGCCTCCCAGCTCCTGGACAAGGGAGTGTGCACCTCTAAGCTCCTCCACCCCCATGTGGTTTAACAGCAAATATCTCCCCACGTAACCCCAGgatgaggcttttttttctggctctATTTTAAGGCTGCAAAAAGCCCTCTCTCTTCCCATCCCCTGGCAGAAACAGCCTACCTGGTATTGATAGGAGCTCTGTGCTCGTGCCAGCCAGCAGTTCCTGGGGCACTGACTAAATATTGCATCTGGTCTGAACCTCTGCGTGGGACAGCCCAGTCCTTTGTAAATAGCCAAGTCAAACCAGAAGGACTTGAATGCAGTTTCCTGTTTatagcagttatttttctgGTTCAAGAGCACTTATGGGACCATGGTGAGCTTAATAAGACAACATTACTCCGGTCACCACTTTAGCTTGACGTTAACATTAAGAGCTATTTCAGCTTGGGTGCATTGTGTCTGTTTTGTAGTATTTTTGTACCAGTCTCACGTGTGGTAGCTGAAGCATGGCACAGGTAGGTTTTCTGCTTGTAATCACTCCACCACAGTTAATTTGCTTTATCCACTATGTCAGCTCTTTATTacacagcagccctggaaaGGCTTCGTGGGCTCTGGGGGCTGTTCCATAGGGCACAGCTGAAGCCTCAGCTCAGACCCTTCTAGAGCACAGCTTGTTTCAATTTATCCATTTTGCAAGTCTCACACATGGTTTATACTTTTTGTATATGAAATACTGGAGCGTCACAGATTTGCCAGCCCTGTTACAGCACTACTATTAGCCATTTTGTATTTACCAGTGATACAATCCAATAAATCTCACTTAAAATCTCAGCTCTTACTGTGTTTCTCATGCAGCCTCAGCTATTTGAACCTCAGCTTGCCTTTCCAGGTGCTCCTCGGTTAGCATTTATTTGAGCATCCTCCCCTCCAGGGAAGAGCAATTAGAGGTGACTTTGGcaggtggctgcagctcttggATGGCAACAGACCTTCAGCTCCACAGCAAAGCTTGCTGGCACCCAGAAAGGTGGGCTCAGTCTTCCTAAGGATACCTGATCTACcactgcccagagccccatccaggctGAGAACGTGGCTTTCTCCAGTTGCTGCTTCTACAGAAGAGCTCGACTCCAACTGAACACCCATCACAGAGTTAAATGCTTCAGAGCACAGTCTGGACTGAGCATTTGTGAGAACAAAACCATGAAGGCCATTCTTTTTGCACCATGGAACACACACCATTCCACTCCAAGGACTGCTAATGCTGCAGCAAGCTCTGCACACCCAGAGGGTCTCCACTGCTGCTCAGTCCCTGCAAGAACACCACAGTATGTAAGGCTGGTTCCTTTAGAGAAGCACTGGCttagaaagcagctgtgctAGAAGGCCAGGAGTGTAGATGCATATGCCTTATTACAGCTAATATGCATATGCTTCAgcttcaaataaatatttatgaccTCAGAGTAGTAAATACCACCTCtgtacaataaataaaatattgcattttctaTCGGCCTGTCTAGGAGTCATCTTGGAATGTTGTTTTCAGAGCTAAGAAGAGAGTCCTGTGTTAAGCAGTTAAGGCTTCCAGTGCTTTGGGCTTCAACAGCTTCTTGGCAGCTATGATGGTGTTCTTCATCAGCATGGCAACTGTCATGGGCCCAACTCCCCCAGGGACAGGAGTGATGTAACTGGCTTTCTTCTTCACCCCTGCAGGAAGGACAGAGAGTTTACCATGCAAGTCAAGCACAGTAGGGCTTATCAAGCCAACTGGTCAGTATGAAGCTGTAACCAACCTAATAGTGTTGAATTCCTTTATGATTATTAGTTTGGGACTCCAGTGACTTTGCCCTCTTTTTTACAGGAGGAGGTTCCAGTTCATTTTGCTGGGCACATGGAGATGCAGGGCCTGCCTGGGCATGGCTGCAGGTAAGTGGTAAGCAAGGCAAGGAAACAGCAAGCCAAAGGGAATCTCTGcatgcttttggttttcttggGTGAGGGGTCATAGTTTAAAAGCAGGAGTGTGGGTTATAAATTGGAGTAGAGGCAAAGCATCCCTGCTGCCTTAGGTTCAGAAACAATCTCTTCTGCCTTGAAGTATACATGTTCCCATGGCATATTACAGGAAAGCTGCTCCCTTGTACTCTCATGAATCTGAATACAAAAGAGAGCTTCAGGATTGCATTTGCTCCAGTGCATGAACCAGGGCTCTCTCCCCACTTCTCAGCTAAATGTTTAATGTTCAAAGTATGAGCTGccagagcctttttttttttttaccttcaaaATCCACGTCCCCAACCAGCCTTGATTTGGCAGTGATAGGATCCTGCACTCTGGTTATCCCCACATCGATAACTGCAGCTCCTTCTTTGATCATGTCAGCTGTGATCAGATTAGGAATACCTGCAAGAGAACAGACCCATAAGCTCACGGTGGTGCTAAGCAGCTCCCTGTCCCCTATCACCCACATCTTCTCATTATTCTTCTCATGTCTCTTTATGCCCAATTTCTAACCCACATTTCTTTCACACCAGGCTTCTGTTGCCAGGCATGGACACCCCAAACCAACTCAGTTCTTTTCCTAATGGACCATCCCCATGACAAGGACACAGCCTAAAGAAGAGCACATGTACATGTGGGACCTCTTGTGCTCTGAAGAGGGTACTGCAGATGTCCTTCAGCATTTTCAACACCTCCTGGTAAGTAGATGCTGCCTAAGTTCTTTTCTCCCCCCATAAGCATGTCTGTACACATAACACAGGCTGTATAACAGGCTCTGTTAGCTGTTCTCTATGTCTGATCAGGTGTTTGCTAGCACACCAAGTCCTCCTGTCAGGTGtcattttgcatttccaaaagCTACAAACAGTTCTGTTGGTCTGTCCTGGGCTTTATCACAGGCTCAACTGCCTGTTTTAAACAGCCCACCCTTGCCTGCAGCAGTTGCAAGCTGTCATAAGGGTGTCAGATTCTCCTATATTGCCAGAGCTGCTTCAGGCAGGGAGGCCTTGGGACACATCCCAACAGGACCATCTCCTGCAAGGAGACTCCCATCTGAAACACCACACAAGCTGCAatgcagcagcttctgtgcACATCACCTGCACTGGCTGTTCAGTCTTACCTGCTGCTGCTACCACGATGTCAGCACGGATCGTGTGTTGTTTCAGCTGCTCTTTGGGAGTGTAGCGGTGTGATATTGTTACCGTGGCATCACCTGCAAGAGGGGTTACATGAAGCATTTTACTCCCGTGTATGGCAACTTCTCTAACCCTCCACCTTCAAGACCCCCTGGGAAAGCATCAGAAACACAAGAGCTTGATGACAAACCTGCCTACAGTCAGAAGGAGGGATCTGGTAAAGAAGAACTAACTAAAGAAGACCCTGAAGTGATTGCCTGTGTGCAGAGCTAACTCTGGTACACAGGGGGGCTCTGAGAACAAGCTCCTACCTCCTGGCCGCTCATGCCTGCCATCTGTGTGCAGCAACATGGCAATGGGCATCCCCACGTTCTTTGACCGGCCAGCCACCACCACGTTCTTCCCCAGTGTTGGTATGCCTGAAGTAGACAAAGCAGAGTCTTAAGGACAAATACAAGCTGGAGCTGAACCAAAAAGCAGCCAAATATTGCAGCAGCTTACCCGTTCTCTTTATGATCTCCCACACTCCCCATGGAGTGGCTGGAAGCATGGAGTACTGGTCAAGGCACATGCGTCCCACATTTATTACATGAAAGCCATCAACGTCTTTGTCTGGAGTCACAGCATTGCAAATCTTCCGCTCATCAATGtgttctggaaaagaaaaagaaggaaaaaaagagtaaaggATCAGCCAAAAAAACTGACCTGCTGCACCAGTCCTTCAGAAATCATCACAATCTGGGGGCTCAAAGCTATTCCAAGCTTCCAGCAAGTTCAAGGCTaacagctcccagcagaaggGGATTGGAACCAAATGGGGACTACACTGCTAATGGAGCAGGGATATTTTTAGACAGCTGCAGCTTTACAGCCAAGTTTAAGCTCCTGGTGCATGAAGCTGATACCACCAACGAGAGATCAGATTTCCACTGCCCCAGCAACTTACAGGCAGCTGTATGATGGAGCAGTGTCATCTTTAAGGTTGCACCGTGGCACAGCACCACTTGTCATGTCACAGGAGGACTCCTGAGCTACATCTCCTTCTGGCACGTGAACTCAAAAGCAGATTGAAGCCCAGCTACTCACCAGGTAAAGGAAGCTGCACTAACAGGCCGTCCACGTTGGCGTCGTTATTTAGTTTGCTGATCAAATCCAGTAGCTCCTCCTCAGTAATTGAAGCTGGCTTCAGGATTGTTTCACTGCTGATTCCTGTGCAAAGTGCTGGATTAGAGAGTGGCACGTACACAAGTGGGGCAGCAGCTTCCCCAGTCTGTGCTAATTTGAGCTGTTTGGTTTAAATTCTACACCAAATCTGATACGGGCACATCAAGGATCATCGTATGCTTCGTGCAACAGTGACTGCATTTCAGGCTGCAGACCTTCATGCGTCTTGTAAGTTGTGATTGAAGACCATTTGTCTGTCTGTGCAGCCATCCCTGGGAAAGACTGCTTGAAAGCAGCCATCTTCCAATAGTGTGGGGGGCTTGGAGGAACCACACAACAACATGTTATGATGCAAATGCAATTGCACCTCCTGTGGACCTCCCTCACCTCAGGAAGGGGACGTCAGACTGAAATCTCAGCTCCAAAGAAGGTTTTAACAGCACAAAACCCAGCATGGAATTAAACCACCGTGTGCCCTGGACCTTTTTCAACCCATTTCCTCCAGAAGTACGTTTGGGAAACCAAGTAGGATCTCAGCTTGCAAGACTGAAAGCATCAAAGCACAGTGTGACCGTGCTGAATGATAACTGTATCTTGATTAAGGGCAAACCAAAGCCCTGCTGGTGCTTTACATAGGCCCACCAAGTCCACATATTCAAGCTGCAGAGTCTGATGAGCACAAGACTTACCAACATCAGCAGCCGCTTTGGTTTTGTTGAGCACATACGAGTGACTTGCAGGATTTTCCCCAACCAGAACCACGCTGAGGTGAGGTCTCTTGTTCCCAGCTGCTACCCACTGTTCAACTTCATGACGGGCTTCTTGTCTGATCTGCCGGGCCAGCTTCCTTCCAGAAATCACAACTGCATCATCTCTGCAATATAAGAAGCATCACCATAGCAGTGTTATGGCCATTAAACCCAAGCTTTGTGCAACACCAGCACAGCAAACAGGCATTACCCCcaaggcagggcagcagctcttgcagctgagctcagcacaaGCCTTaaacctgttttcttttcctgcctgttACATTAAGCAGCTATTCCAGCCCTGCAAACAAAGCTACTGGAGGAACAGAGCTATTCCTGCAGCCTGAGGAAGCACTCAGTGAGTTCAGGAGCCCACATGCCACACTGCCAGCTTCCCTTTGGGGGCAGCCGGTCACCCTTTCCTTTCTAAAGCATGACAGCTTTGCTTCATGAAGCAAAACTCATTGCATACAAGTGGAGTTTCCACTGCTGGAAGTGGGAACCTCGAGGCTGCAGGGGGCACAGCTGCCGTGCACAGCCATCCCAGGAAGGTGCCAATACTTCAAGCTGGACTCCAAGCTCATTGCTTCGCCCATCTCTACATGGTGACACATGGGGCTATAGGATTTCGATCCCAAAgccgagggggggggggggtaccCGCCCATCTCAAACGTGTCCCGGCAGCTCCTCGCCCGCATTTCTGATCTAAATCGGTAACGGAGCTTCTGCCAAACACATTCCGGGCAACTGGATCCGCCGTTTCTGATGATGGCTCCCATCGCAGCGCCGTTCTATCAATGGATCCTCCTGGTTTCAGCTCCGGGCCGTTCATTTACAACCCGACGGTTCCGACCCGCTCCATAAGGGACGGTTCTGCCCCGCACACCCCGTTGGCATTGCCGACCCCGGTGCTGGAGCAAAGCACATCGCACTGACACACCGCGGTGACCCGGCGCTCAGTCACCCCTTGGGGTCAGTCACCCCTTGGGGCACAGCCCCAACCCGGCTCCGGTTCCGATCCCGGTTCCGATCCCGACCCCCGTcacccccatccatccccacgCAAGGAGGCGGCGGGATTTCATCAGCCTGCAGCGCTCGGTGCGGCCGCTGGGGGTCCGGCCCCATTCATTGCGAGGGTCAGCGGTGCCACCGGGCGGGCCCTGCTGTGCCCTACCTGGGTGCGCTGAGGTGCAGGCGGCGGCTGCGGGGACGGAGCGTGACCCGGCCGAGGGTGCGGAGCGGGCAGAGCGGGGCGGCCATGGAGAACGAGCACACGGAGCGACGGGGCGATCAGGCGCCGCGCCCCCCAACATGCCGCTTATATACCGCCAGGATCCGCCCCCTGCTGGCGGCGGGAGCCAATCGGCGCAGCGAGCGGCGCGGTGCTGAGCGCTGAGTGGTGGATGAGATGAAGGGGGCGGGACtaaaaggagggaaggaggcgTGGCTTCCTTCCGTAATTGGGCACGGCGGCTCCTATTGGCTGGGAGCGAGAGGAGGAAGGGGCGCCATAGTGATGGTGCCGCTTGAGGCCTGATCTCGCGAGATTTAGGGCTGGGGCGGGAGCTGCGGCTGCCGGCGGCGCTCCGCTCTCCCTCAGGCCGCGGCGCTCGCCATGAGCTTCCTGTTGTGAGTGCccggggctgggggctgggagcCGCTGTACGGGCCGGGGGGGCTTTGGGGAGGCCCTATAGGGCGACTATAGGCCCTGTAGGGTGACTATAGGCGCTATAGGGCGACTTGTGTGGGGGTTTGGGGGAGAGATGCGGCCTGCTGGGCTCGGTTTGCTAGGCGAGGCCTGAGGGCGGCCTGTGGGGCCTGGTGAGGGGCTGAGGAAGAGCTGgggccctgcagggctgggggggtcaACTGTGATGGGGAGGGACTTGGTGGGAGCCTTTGGGCTGATGGGGAGgcaaaggggagggggaggccTTTGTCCTGTGTGTGGGGCTCCCAtctgggggctgcagtgggagTGGAGGGTGGTGGTgagcccagctgtgtgcagggagcaggTGGGTATAGCCTGGCTGCATTGGGGATGGTTTGGATATCTGCTGTGTGAGTGCATCCATAACCAGCTGTAGGGATGGGCTCTTACATACCTGGGTGGTAGATGTGAACACTCATGCATTTCTATCCTTAAAGGTGTCAGAAGGAGCAGTGACATCTTGAGGTGTGAGAAGGGACTGGAGAGCCTCATTCTGTTGCCAGTGATGTGTTGGGACCCAGTatcagcactgtgctggggctgtgttCCCTCCCACACCGTTGCAGGGAGCAGTGGCTGAGCTGAACGAGTTGGATCATAAGGTCTTTTATTCCCACAGTGTGCAAAGCCAGCGGGCTGTGCTGCATCAGGAAGCTGACaccagctgtgtgcaggctgAGTGCATCCGGCTGTGTGCAATTGGGGGGGtgggcagcaagcagcagtgccaggaaaCGCTTGTACCCCCAGCAGTGCTTTGGCTCACATCACCCCACATCAGAGCCAGCACAGAGCGTGGTGGCAGTGAGCTGTGTGAGCTGGGCGTCCAAAAGTGAAGATTTTGTGGTTTGAAATGCCGTCATCTCTTGGCAGCGTTGGTTTTAGTGCATGGATATAAAGCCAATAATGAGCTCTGACGCTGGTATTCATCTGAGCACTGCCTTACCCTGTGGAGTAATACAGTTGTGTGACTGTTGGTTGGACACAGCACAGGATGGTTAAAGCTGCAGTAGAGATGTGTGTTTTAGGGCTGGAGTGCGTTAGGCTGCTCTTCTGAGCATGTTATTTCCTATACAATTTGCTTTCACCCCATTAAGTTGATCCAGTCAGCCAGTAGATTTGCTCCTTGGTGGCTTGTTTGCAGTGTGACTGAATGCAGCCATCACTGCTCTGTCTTTGGGCCTTTGCAGCACATGCTCGTTGTGATTTATAAAGGTCAGCTTGCACGTGGCTGTCAGAAACACACTCACATGTAGGATCCATTCACCCTGACGGTGGATAAAAAGAGGCCTGGTGTCACCACAGCTGGACCTGCTGAATGGCAAAGAGCAATGGGTAACAGGAGGGAAATACTGCTGAAAAGGGGTCGTTGCTGAAGGGCTCACAGgaagcatttctctttgttttctcagtggGAGTCGATCTTCGAAAACATTCAAACCCAAGAAGAATATTCCAGAGGGATCCCATCAGTATGAGCTGCTTAAACATGCCGAGGCCACGCTTGGAAGTGGTAACCTCAGGCAAGCTGTTATGCTTCCAGAGGGTGAAGACTTAAATGAATGGGTTGCAGTTAACAGTAAGTCATGGGAGATGGAGATCCACCAGTGTGGGACTGGGGACTGGGAGTAAGCCTTGAGGGCTGACATTCGGAATGAAGGTGTCTGGAACATAAAGCTGTTATTTATGAGTAGCAATTGGAATCAACTTGACGCGTTTCCTTTCCAGCTGTGGATTTCTTCAACCAAATCAATATGCTCTATGGGACCATCACGGAGTTTTGCACAGAGGCGAGCTGCCCAGTCATGTCTGCGGGACCTAGGTAAGAAGTTTGGGGTGGTCTACAGCTGCAGTTTGTGTTGGGGAAGTGGCTGGATGGTCTCTGAAGTGAGTGTCTAAAAGCTGAGGAGGATGGGATGAGTCTGGATGGGGTTTGGGTACATCATTGTGCTCCTTCAGGCACTCACCTGTATATGAAGCCCTGTGGGGCTGTTAGAAAGGCCATGAGGTACCAGTAGCAGattaattttaaggaaaatggAGAGACTGAACCTAGTGTGGAAGTGCCAGATGTTGCTGTCAGCATTTAGTCGTGCCCCAGTCTGTTCTGAGCTCTGAGAGGCCGTAGTGTGGTTTTGAGTGCGTGCAATTCTAAAACCACAGCTGCTAATGGGGCAGGACGTGAGACAGCAACAACCCAGCAGGTGCTGAGATCAGATTGCTGAAGAGAGCAGAGGATTTGTAGAAGGCTGAGGCAccatggaagaagaaaacaaagcagggcATGGGGgctggctggggagcagcatttgcagtgctgtgtaaAATCCTGCCCTGCTTTTCTAACCAGAAGTATCTAGATTGTGAGTTCCTGTTTCTATATCTGGGGGTGCTTCCTGTAAGGACTTCCTGTTTGAAGTGCACTGTTCAGTTTTACTTGTTGGTTATTGAGAAACAACAGCCAAGACGTCATTTTCTCCCCCCCCTCTCTGTAGGGAAAAGAGTGCTGTAAGACTGATAAGCACGCATCACTTTGAGATGGTGCTTTTCAGAACGCTGATGATGTGGGGCCTCTGGGGGTTGAACACGTGGCTATTGCTGCAGTTGTTGGGGTGGAGTTGTTAACCCAAGCTGTTGTATTGGGCTCGAGGAGCTCAGATGTAAAGGCAAAGCACCACACACAGCACTTACTTTGCAAAGTCATTCCGTGCCACGATAAGGAGGAAGCTGTGGGGCCCAGTGGCCAGAAAAGGGCTTTCAAATGCTTCTTCCCCCTCTTCTTCCCACAATGGGCCAAGGAATTTGTTCGTTCTCTCACCCAACAGATACGAGTACCACTGGGCAGACGGGACAAACATAAAGAAACCAATTAAGTGCTCTGCGCCAAAGTACATTGATTACCTGATGACTTGGGTCCAGGATCAGCTGGATGATGAAACCCTCTTCCCATCAAAGATCGGTAATTGCAGTGGCACAATATGACGTGCCCTGCGTCCAGAACCGAGGCACAGAGTCACCAAAAAATGTCTTAGTGGGTTTTTCaagtcttgttttgttttatcaaCACTTTCCAGGCGTCCCTTTTCCCAAGAACTTCATGTCTGTGGCCAAGACCATCCTGAAGCGACTCTTCCGTGTCTACGCCCACATTTACCACCAGCACTTCGACTCCGTCatgaggctgcaggaggaggcacATCTTAACACGTCCTTCAAGCACTTTATATTTTTTGTGCAGGTGAGGTGCAGaacagctgctcagctgcctcTCCCAGGGCTATTTGTTCCCATTTGCCTTTAAAGGGAGTTGGAATTTACagcctgctttctttctgaaggtCTACAGCAGTGCTGTAGGGGAGGTCACTCAGCTCTTACCCTCATGCATGAACTGTTTGGGGTTTTATTATGCAAGATGGCTGTAAATGCTCGAATTTCCCtctctacttttatttattagcaaTGGGACCAGACTTCAAAGAGAATCTGAGAGGGGAAGGGGTTATAATTCAGTAACTCATTCTGAGATGgcaacagcagcttttctcccCTTAATATCTCATAACTGTGTGGCAGCCCATAGCGCTGAGCAGCCTGGCACACTTCTCACCTGCAGCTTGTTGTGTGTTGGCTGGACCTGGAGCTTTGTTTTTTAGTGGTTCTTTGAGCATCACGTTCAGTTCTGACGTTGCTTTTTTCCTA
Above is a window of Coturnix japonica isolate 7356 chromosome 22, Coturnix japonica 2.1, whole genome shotgun sequence DNA encoding:
- the MTHFD2 gene encoding bifunctional methylenetetrahydrofolate dehydrogenase/cyclohydrolase, mitochondrial, which translates into the protein MAAPLCPLRTLGRVTLRPRSRRLHLSAPRDDAVVISGRKLARQIRQEARHEVEQWVAAGNKRPHLSVVLVGENPASHSYVLNKTKAAADVGISSETILKPASITEEELLDLISKLNNDANVDGLLVQLPLPEHIDERKICNAVTPDKDVDGFHVINVGRMCLDQYSMLPATPWGVWEIIKRTGIPTLGKNVVVAGRSKNVGMPIAMLLHTDGRHERPGGDATVTISHRYTPKEQLKQHTIRADIVVAAAGIPNLITADMIKEGAAVIDVGITRVQDPITAKSRLVGDVDFEGVKKKASYITPVPGGVGPMTVAMLMKNTIIAAKKLLKPKALEALTA
- the MOB1A gene encoding MOB kinase activator 1A isoform X1; the encoded protein is MAKSNGGSRSSKTFKPKKNIPEGSHQYELLKHAEATLGSGNLRQAVMLPEGEDLNEWVAVNTVDFFNQINMLYGTITEFCTEASCPVMSAGPRYEYHWADGTNIKKPIKCSAPKYIDYLMTWVQDQLDDETLFPSKIGVPFPKNFMSVAKTILKRLFRVYAHIYHQHFDSVMRLQEEAHLNTSFKHFIFFVQVRCRTAAQLPLPGLFVPICL
- the MOB1A gene encoding MOB kinase activator 1A isoform X2, with amino-acid sequence MSFLFGSRSSKTFKPKKNIPEGSHQYELLKHAEATLGSGNLRQAVMLPEGEDLNEWVAVNTVDFFNQINMLYGTITEFCTEASCPVMSAGPRYEYHWADGTNIKKPIKCSAPKYIDYLMTWVQDQLDDETLFPSKIGVPFPKNFMSVAKTILKRLFRVYAHIYHQHFDSVMRLQEEAHLNTSFKHFIFFVQEFNLIDRRELAPLQELIEKLGSKDR